ATTAGAAACTGTCTCGCTTTGATTACTTTGAGATTTTATATATCCTATATCTTTTGCAATACTGGCATCTCCTTCATAACCTTCAACTTTTGTATTATCAGCAATTGTGATAATACCTTTTTTTACAGATATTTGAGATATCATCCCAGCATTAGTTCCCCACCAAATAGAATATCTATTATAACTAGGATTGGCACCTCCTCCTGTAAGCTCAGGGGATTCAATTTGGGGTACTACTATCTCTTTTATTTTTGGTATATCCGGTTGAGCTATAAGTCTAGGGTTGAATCCACCAGGCACAGACGGAGCCTCTACAGTTGGTGCATTAACTTTTACTGGCTCAACTACTTTAGGCTCATTTATTTTTATATTGATTGCTTTAATTTCTGCTACATTTACAGGTGTCAAACTTGAAATATCACTTGGTTTATCCACATGGACACTTGGTATATTAGGTGTTACAGTCTTTACCAGTTGTGGATTTTTAACATTTGGAGTTTCAATCTCTATTACTGGCTCTAAAGGAGGATTAAAACTTACCAATGAAACCTCTTTTTTAATTATGTTTGGTACAGATAACTGTTTTTCATCAACACTTTTTGGTTTTATGTTAGCTCCAAAATCAATACTATCTGTAAATTCTATCCTATTTTTTATGACTCCATTACTTCCATAATATGTTCCATCGTATATAGTATCCCATTTGTTTAATGATTGTGGAATATTTGATGTATATTCGCTAGAATTAAAATTTGCTTTTGTTCTATTTTTATTCTCTGTTCTTTTGTTCCAAATTCCATTGAAAAACACTTGGTAAGAAGAATCTAATGACTTTATCCAAAAGGCTCCTCTTCTTAACAATTTTTCAATTTCTAGATTTAAGTTATCTATCTCACTTTTATTTTCTTTTATTATTTTTTCAACATGTTCTTTTTCAATTGAAACCTTAGCTGCTAATTCTTCTCTTGTAGGTATAGCTTCACTTATCTCTGCTGAATATCCTATCGCTCCTGTGATTAGAAAACTTACCAAAAGTGATGTTGAATAAGTTATTCTAGATGATTTTTTCACAAATCGTTTTAATATTTTTTGACTTTCATTTAAATATTTATTCCCCATTTTTCCTCCCTTGTAATAGTTTGATATTTTATTTATTTAAATGTATATTATAACTAACACTATTTATCCACAATAGAATCATTATTTAGTTGTATTATACCTCTTTTTCTAAACTTTTCAAACAATAAATTATAAAATATAATGTGACACAAAAATATAAAGCCCATAACTATTTCATGTGACATGTTAATAACCACAAAAATGATATGATAATAATAAAAAGGTATGTAATGAACCCTTTTTCTTAGACACATATTTTACTTATTAACTGACAAGGATTGATTCCTGTATTTTGCAGGACTTAATCCTTTTAATTTTTCCTTAGTTCTTCTGTTATTATAATAATCTATATACTCTTCTATCGCTAATTTTAATTCTTTTATATTCCTATAATTATTTTTTGTCCATAAAATATTTCTTTGATTTTATCAATGATATCTTTATTTTTTAAATCAGTATCCTGCTTATTCAGATAAAAATAGTATGTAGCTCTTGCTATACCAGATATTAAAAGTAATATTTTTAAAGGATATTTAGCTCTAAGTTCAGTTATTACTCTGACTTTTTGTTCTTTGCTAACTCTTCTTCCTGAACAAGAGCATTCAACTTTTTTAAATACTCATTTTCTGCTTCTAAATACAAAATTTTATTTTCTAATTCTTTAATTTTATCTTCTTTAGTTAGTGTTTTCTTAGTTTTTTTTATTTTAGTCATAGTTTTAGCCTTTCTTCCTCTTTTCTTTTCTATGACATTATAGCAGTTTTCTTTGTATTTTTTAATCCAATTTATTAACTGTCCATCTGAACTAAGCCCAACATCAAGCGCTACTGACAAAATAGCCTCATTATTCAATAAAACCCTATTAATTGTAGATTCTTTAAATTCCTTAGAATAATGGTTATTTTTGCCTTGTCTAAGAATACCATATCCATGTTTTTTTAGAAGTCTAACTAAATACTCCAATCTATGAAAATTTACCTTAAATTCTCGACCTAACTTTCTTAAAGATTCACCTTTTAATTTTCTTTCATAAATTTCAATTTTTTGTTCATTTGTTAATTTAGCCATAAAAAAATTACACCTTCCATCTTAGTCGTCTAAGATTTTGGGTGCAGTATAGAAAAGAAACTTACCATTATATGAGAACTGAGCCAAAAACATTGAAAAAATATAAAGAATTTGTTACCAATACTCTTCTAACGACATACAATAATGGAATGATAGAAGGACCTAATAATTTAATAAAGAGTGTTAAAACATTTTCTTGTAGATATTATTGCTTTTCTAACTTCAGAAAACGTATTATGATAATTAGAGGATTAATAGATTTTAATACATACAATATTTAAAGTTTGATTCTCTTCAGATTTTTTATAATAATAAAATTTAAATATTAATGAAAGTAAAAAGTGATTTAATAGAGAAAGATTTTGACGACTCGGTTAAACCCGAATCATCAAAATCTTATGAATTTTTACCTTATTTTGGTTCAGCAATACTATTTGACAAAGAACCTTAATCTTTTACTATTTACAGAAAAAGTTTCACATACTCACTACTTGAAGATAGTTTGATTATCTACTATTTTATCTTTGATATTGCATCATTTACAGCATCTATAAATCCTTCAGATGTGTATGAAGCTCCAGAAACTATATCAAGACTGTCAACGTCATGAGTTTCTTTTAACTTAGCAATAAGTTCTTCTATTGCTGGAGTTGCTACTGCATCAGTATCTCCATGTTCGTATTTAACATCAAGTATTTTTACTTTTCCATTTTCTTTTTTAGCAGCGATTTGCACTTTTATAGTATCAGCAAATCCATCTCCTTCACCTTCATATATCTCAGGAGCATTTATTTTTTCCATAACAAATGCAACCAATCCAACTACGATAAACGCAATTACGCAATACTTTCTTATTTTTTCTACGTTCAATTTTTCCTTGCTATCTTGATTCAGATAGCTCTACCTCCTTGTTTTTATTATATAAAATTGAAATATTATTTTTATAATGTAACATCCTCTATATCACCATATGTAAGGTACATATCGTCAGTTTCATTGACACTTGCACTATATTCACAGTCAAGTCTTATATTTTCCTTTAGAGGAACTCTCTTTATCTTAAACTCTTTTGACTTTTTAATATTCTTTTCAAAATCATCATCAGACAGCATAAAAGGCTCTCCAAATACCTCATCCTTTTCTAAAAGAGCTCCACAGTGCTCACAGTGGTTGGCAAAAACCTTTCCAGATATCTCTGAAATTCCTGTTTTCACTGGATAGTTCTCCTTTAGGTATTTTAGCATAAATGGAGGAATCTCCTTCTCATTTTCAATCCAGGTGATATACATATTCTGCTCACCATCAAATCCTGACATCTCATTGATGTACACAGGCTTTGTCTTTTCATCATCACCATATATGGCAAATATCTCTACGAATTTTTCTATTCCAAGGCCTATTATACCAGTCTCCTGATTACAGTTTTTACATGTTTTGGTACCTTGGATAATATAAATATAGTCACACACTATTGTAGTAACATCTTTTTTCTCTCTGATTATCCATTTGGCAAAATTGATATATTTTTCAGGGTCTGCATCTGTATACCATAGCTTCCTTCTCTTATCAAATTTTGCTCCAAGTTTCTTTGCTGTTTCCTCATCAGAAGATGATACGTCTAAATACAGTTTCTTATTCATACTTTCCCCACCTTTACAGGTCCCAGACCTTAAAAAATTCCACGATAAAATAACCATATATATCTTAATATTACTTCTTAATGAAAATGTGAACATTTTTTATAATTATAACATATTTTTTCCCATTGACAACAATTTATTTACGAATTTAGTTCTGATTTAATTCCTGTTCCAAATAGTACTCTATTTTTCTGATATCCAGATATGTATCTATATCTACAGAGTATCTTTCCTCAATTATGTAAGAAAGACGACCATCATTTAGACTTGTATTTAATCCGAAATCCTTATCAAGCTTCTGAATATAGATTGCTCCATCTACTCTATAGAATTTTGGAAAGTCCTGTCTTCTCATTGTACTATTGACATTTAGAAGGTTGTGAACTGTACCATCTTCATTGATTGTTCTCATAAGTACAGGGTTTTCATCTACCTCAGTAACACTTACAAGGGATTTTTCATTACTTGCAAATAGCTTTTCAATGGCCTCATCTATATGCCATGGCTTTCTAAGTGGCACTGTATTTTGAAGAAGTACAAGATAGTCATACTCCTCTCCATGTTCCTTTAACCAGTTTATTGCATGAACTACAGCATCTATGGTCTTTGATGTATCAAGAGCAAGTTCAGGTGGTCTCATAAATGGTACATCTCCACCACATTTTACTGCTACATCCTTTATTTTTATATCATCAGTAGAAATAATGGTTCTATCTAAGTATTTAGAACCTTTTGCACACTCAATAGAGTACTGGATAAGAGGTTTTCCATATATCTCTATTATATTTTTAGAAGGTATACCCTTACTCCCACCTCTTGCTGGGATAAGACCTAATATTTTTTTCCCTTTATACATTTTAAATCACCTTCAAAATTTATTTCTTCCTTAATCTATTATACAACATTTTTCCAAATAACAGGGTATTATATGACTTTAGTTGTATCATTGCATGCTCTCTATACTCTGGTATAAAGAAATCTATAACAAACAGTGCTATTATCTGAGTTAAAAGTGTAGCTATTGCAGCACCATTTACACCATATTTCTGAATGAGTACCATATTTAACACTATATTTATTAAAAGTCCTAAAAAAGACTTATAAAAGCTCTTTTTTGTAATATTTCTAATTGTCATATGCCCTGTTTGAAGTGATGCATTTGCCTTGACAAGTATTGAAAAAGCAAGTATTGAGTACACCATAATTGCTCCGTTATACTCAGGTGCATAGACATATTTAAATAGTATCTTTACTACTGCTATTGAAAGCAGGGTAGCAAACAGGTAAAACTGTGTCACTCCACTATTTATAAAAAGATAAAACTTCCTGTATTTTGCCATATCCTCTCTATGAAGCTCCAGCATCTTGGGAAATATGGAGTTCTGCACAGGACCAATAAGTATAGATAGTATTATAGATAGCTGTACCCCTATTGTGTACACTCCTACCTGGGCAACTCCTAAATACTGCTCTATCATAAGCTTATCTATCTGGGTATATACAAGAAATGAGATAAAGGTAATCCATAAAAACTTGCTCTCATCTATCATTTTAAATATCAGAGACTTATCAAATCTTTCCTTTTTCTTCTGAGTTTCAGATACTTTGCTTAAGTAATCTTTTCTGTACTGATACTTTAAAAGGCACATCCTTATAAAGTTACCAATACATCTTATAGCTGGAATCATAATTATTCCAATATGAAGATATATACAGAGATACTGGAGTGAATATGAAAGTATCTTCACTATATTATTGGATATAACTATCCTTTTAGACTCAAGCTTAAACTCAAAGAAGTTCTCTATTCCAGATGTAGATGTAACCAGAATATTATCAAATGCCATAAGAACCAGCATATAGAATAGAAGGCTATCCATAGGAACAAATATCTGAATAGCTATTGGTACAAAAAATAGAACAATTGCAAGGGTGTTACGAAACAGATTTACATTGTATACAACCCTGTCAAAGCTCTCATCAGTATAGAATTTTTTAATTACCCTTCCATTGATAAGTTCGAAAAATATTGCTGAAAAGGCTATCAGTGACGCAGCATAATTATACTTACCATATAGTGTTGCACCATAAAAATTGGCAACCTTTATACCTACTACAAACTGCAGAAAAAGTATAAAAAAGCTGTCAAACATAAGCCAACCAATGTTTTTACCTATCTTTTTTCCATCTTTCATATATCCCTCTATAGAAAACTATTCCTTTTCATTATATTATCACAGCTCCCAAATCTGGCTAGAAGCTTAGGATCCACTTCACTTCCATAAAAATCAATTACAACATCTTTACCAAGTCCAAATACTGCAGTTGAAAAAAGAGTCACAGCCCTTGTCATCCTAACTCCCATCACTGTTAAAAGCTCAATTGGGTATCTCTCCTTCATTACATAGCAGTGTGGAAAATACTTTCCATAGTCAGTTTTTTCCCTTGGATGCCCTTTTATAATAAGAGACTGTCCTTTGTATTTTTCAATTATCTTTCCATATAGAGCTATTTTCTCCTCTTCACTTAACACTCCATCCTCAGATAATGGCTGAGTAAATAGCATTACAGTTTCATCATGGACCTTATCTAAGATTTCACCATTAAATCCAAATACATTTTTAATAAGGTCCTGCTCTTTTAAAGATTTTTTATCCCACAGAGCTTTAAGGTCCAATACCTCTGCCTTGAATTCTAATCCTTTAGGTATCTCTTTACACAGATCCTTTGTAAGATATACCTTTTTAATAAGATCTCCATATCCCATAAAGACTCTTCTCTCTCCAAGTCCATATAGGGAAAGTATGGTATTCTGGATAAATCTTTTCCACTTGGATTCTACAACCTTGTAAGGCATATAGTTTAGAAGTCCCTCTTCAATTATATTTATCTTCTCCCTGTAAAATACCCTTTTTCCAAGTTCCAGATTATCCATTCCATATAGCTCTATATCATCACCTGCTATACCTTTTAGCATATCTTTATACTCATTTCTTAAAGATTTTATGTACCCTGACATCTTAAATCTGTTTAAGAAGCTGTATTTTGAATACATCCTGCTATTTTTAAGTATTATCTTATCCCCTGGTAAATTTTTGACCTTATCCTCTTTATTTTCATATGTTACATAGGTAATCTCATCCACTTCTAAGTTAACAAGTAATAGAAATATAAAGAGGACTCGATCCATATCATATAGAAAAACTCTTTTCATTATTTTCTCCTTTAAAAAAAGAGGAGGTTTACTACCTACTCAATCACTATTTAGAATATCTTTTCTTGTAATCTTTTTTGAACTCACTTGCAAATGCCAAGAATATTCCAAAGCATCCACCTAATACTAAACCAACAACTAGATACATATATAATGGTTTTCCAGTAGTTGTAGTAATAACTGGTGAACTGATTGATATCATGTTTGAGTAAGTTACACGAGTATATTCATCATTTAACTGATTTACTTCATCTATTATCTTATTAAGTTTATTTACTAAAATATCAAGTTTTTCATTTATAGCTTTCTGCTGTTCTTCAGTTGGATATGTTAATGTAAGTTTGCTCTCTTCTGTAAGTCTTGATATTGTGCTTTCTTTAGCAATTATCTCTTTATTTAAAGCAAAATACTCATCAAGCATTTTTCCATAGTATGCATCACCTTGAGTTACTTTCTTATCAAGCTCTCCAACATTTGCAAGTACAAAGCTCTTTTCACTAGGTTTGTACTCATCTATCATTGATTTTAGTACTGCTGCTTGAGATTTAAGTGCATCTCTTTGCATTTTTAGTACTTGAATATCAGATTTAAATCTTAAATCTCTTGTTTTACTGTCAAGACTTAACTGATGTACTGTATAGTATGAATAGTAGTCTTGAAGCTCTATTTTTTCAAGACTTGCTATATTTTGCATAATCTTATCAAATGAGAATCCTGATTTATTTGATATGAACTTCTTCTCTTCTCTATCTGCAATCAAAACCTTTAAAGCTTCTATCTTATCATCTATAAGCTGATAAACAACTGGATAATCATAATCTTTCTTTATGCTTATAGGATCAATTACATAATTAGGTCTATATTTATTTAAAAAACTCTCAAGTGCATCATTAGCTAATGCTCCAACTACCTTAGTGTTTTCTTTCGAATTTATCTGGAAGTCTATAGGAGTATACTCATACTTTTCTCCTCTGTTAGCTGCATCTTTTATTCTCTTTTGAATATAATCTGGTACCATCCATACCAACTGATTATTCTTTACAAACTCTTTAAAATCTTTACTTTTTATCTGATCTTTATACTCTTCATATACTGATTGAAATGCCTCTAATGGCAATATAGAATCTGATGTAAGAATTCCACCATCAGGTGTTAATCCTTTTTCTCTTCCTGGATAGTCTAAAGTCAGTACTGCTGTAGTTACAGCTTTACTTTTATTGTAAAAATATCCCCCAAATAGTGATACAACCATAAATATAATTGTAGTTATTACAATTAACCCCTTATGTTGCATTACTGTTCTTACAAGATCCAATAGATCTATTTCGTCTTCCTCATAATATTTTCTTTCCTCTAACTGATTATTCATTCCATCCTCCACTAATAATTTATTCATAAAAATTATACTATTTAAGCCTATCTTTGTCAATTTTTAAAAGATAAATATAGGCAACTATAATAAAGATTAGGCAGATTCCAAGATAGATAAATGTCATTGGATTTTGCATTCCACCTACTATTATCATTAGAGACCCTAATATAGCTATTATAGGGATAATTACTCCTCTTGCTATACTTGGTACCTCTTTTGTAAAATACATCTTTATAACGCATATATATAGGATTATATACAAAATATAACTTGCTATTATAGGTATCTCTGACACATCAGAGTTAGGTATCATATTGTATTTTTGTGTCACGTAGTTAAGTATTATCCATAGAATGGCAAGTACAAATGATATCTTAGCTGAATATTTAGGTACATGGTGACCTGGTGCAATATATCCTACCTTCTCACTCATTGGAAACATATTTCTTATTGCTAGAGAATATGGCATTCTAAGTGAACCTAAAGTAAATCCATTTAAAGTACCAAGAACTGATATAATAATAAAGATTAAAAAGACTTTTGCTCCTGCATTACCAAATAGCATGGTAACTGCCCTATTTACATGAGCATCTCCAAGCCTTATGATCTCCTGAGGGCCCACTAATATAGATACTCCTACAAAATAGAATATATATGCTAAAAGAACAAATATTGGTCCCACTATCAATGCTATTGGAAGATTCTTTTTAGAATCTCTTATTTCATGAGAGATTGAAGTAGATACTACCCATCCATCATATGAAAATGCAATAGGTGCAAGTGCTGCAAGCCATGAAAAACTTCCATGTGCAGTAGCTGAACTTTGGATAAATTTAGGATCTCCATATATAAATCCTGCAGTAGATAGTACTGCAAGTAATAGTACCTTTGATATAGTAGAGAAGTTCTGGAAAAATCCTCCCATAACTGCTGAAAAATAGTTCATTGCAAAGCATACTAAAAATGCTATTGTCCCTATTATTGCCATATTTTCAAATGATGCTTCCCATCCAAATAGCATACACATATATACTCCAGCTACCCATGATACTACTGCTATAAGGGAAGGATAATAGATAAATACCTGGAACCATCCAAAACAACCTGCTGTCTTTCTTCCTACATACTCATCTGCATAAGTAATTAATCCTCCAGCTTTAGTAGTCTTAGAGGCCAGTACTGCAATAGTTAAAGATCCAAATATTATCCCAACTGCTGCAAGGCAAAATAGTGCCACTCCCTTTATAATACTTCCATTTGTATACACAAGGATATTATCACTTTTAAAGAATATCCCTGAACCGATAACTATTCCAACTATCATTGTAATAGCTGTAAATAGCCCATACTCTTTTTCATTTTTCATTAATTTATCTCCTAATTTCTAATTTATGAACATTTTTTTATTATACTAAAAAATAGATACAAAATAAAGAAAAATATAAAAGAGGCACAGAAAAAATTCTGTGCTCTCCTCTTTATACTATTAAAACTTTTTTCTATAAAACAAAAATCAAACTTCTGGTGTAAACAGATATAACTCTGTCATTCTGACGATAAATAATGAGGTCATTGTTCTTGTACATATACATAGTACTTCGACTTCTTTTAACTATCTTCGCTGCTTCCTTCATAGTAACCCACATTCCATATTTGTCAACCATTTCTTCCTGTAATTTCTGAGATGACTCTGAACTTTCAGCCAACTTCTTCATCAAGTATTCCTGAATTTCAGCTCTGTATTTCTCTTCATCCTTCGAATCTTTTTGTGCAGCCAATAACTTTTTCAATAATTCCTCATTTTCCTTTTTAGAATCTTCCATGTATCCCCCTCTTGATATTTTATGTACAGTACATTTGAACACCGTACTGTTTATATGTACATAGTACACCTTTAAGTGGGATTTGTAAAGAATTATTTTTATAAATATTGCAATAATTGAGATTTGTTTATATTAGTTAATTAAAAACAATAACTTGTTAAATGATATTTATCATTAATCTTTATAAAATTTTTCTATAACTTTACTAATTTCAAATGAAACTTTTCTATCAACACAATTATTAAAACTTTTTCCAGTATTAATATATCTTAAAAAAGAAACTAATTGAAACCTTATTCCTTCTCCATCTAATTTATAAAAATATCTCTTATTATCCAAAGGATTCTCATATCTTAATTCAAAATAATCAGTTTTCCACCAAGGAGCTGGTACATAAATATAACCTTTTGTTCCTGAAATTACTAAATTTCCTTCTGATTTAATTCCTCGTCCTACTTTAAAAGACGCTACAGCATCTCTGTATTTGAAATTTGCCTTTGTAAATAAATCAAATTTACTACCCTCTGAAATAAATTGACTATACAAATCTACCTGTTCATAATCAGTACCCAAAATATCAAAAATAGGTAACATTGCAGTTGGACCCCATGAAGTAATACTATTCCAAATATTCGATGATTTTAAATCTACTTTTTCTAAATCTAATAAACTTGTACATGTTGTATCAACTGATACTACTTTACCTATACGTCCACTTTTTGCAAGTAAAATTAGACGATTATATGCCATTGAATACGCTGTTTTTATCGCCTCCATAAGAACTAATTTTTTTTTGTCAGCAAGTTCAAACAACTCCTTTGTTTCTTCTAAAGTCAATGAAATTGGTGATTCACATAGTACATGTTTTCCTTTTAATAAAGCTTTCTTTATCTCTTGATAATGCGAAGATGGATGTGAAATGATATACACTGCATCACAAGTATCTAGAAATGTATCATAATCTTTTGTTATAACTTTAATATCTTTTTGTAATTCCTGCATTATTTCTAAATTGTTTGTACATAAAGATTTAACTTTTGCTCCATTAACATATAAAAATTCATCACAATATTTTTTTAAAATTCTGCTTTCACTATTTCCTACAAGTCCTATACTTAGTAATTGTTGTTCTGATCTTAATTTTGATGATGAAATTCCCTTAGTTCTTTCAAGATACTGAACTTTACAATATTCATTTAAATAATCAAAATGTCCTTTCCAATCAGAACCAACAGTAAAAATATCTACGCCATATCTTTTAATATCATCAATTTTTTGCCCTTCATACTCTTCTATAATAATCATGTCAGCTAATCCAGTAGCCTTTACGTTTGCAACTCTTTCCATTAAAGATTCTTGAACATTTATTTTTCCTCTCCCACGATCAAAATCATCTGAAGTTACTCCAACAATTAAATAATCTCCAAGTTTTTTAGCTCTTTCAAGTAATTTTATATGTCCATAATGTAACAAATCATATGTCCCATAAGTTATAACTTTAGTCATGCAATTCTCCTTTTTAAATTATTCCTCGATTTTGTAAGTCTTTAAATACTTCAAATAATCTATCATAATCTTTTATAGATAGGTCTCCTATATGACCAACTCTAAATATTTTGTCTTTTAGCTCTCCTCCATTGGGACATATCCAAATTCCATATTCATCTTTAAGTATTTCAAAGATATCACTCGCCTTTGCTGTTGTTGGGTGTAAAGATGTTACTGCATTAGACATAGATTCTGACACAAATTCAAATGGAAATGCCTGGATTTTTTGTCTAAAATACTTTGCAAGAGCTTCCACTTTCTTTATTTCGTTTTCAACTCCACCTTGAAGTTTAATCTCTCTCAAACGTCCATTTATTTGTAGTAATATTCCTACTGCTGGTGTAAATGGTGTTTGTCCTCTTTCACCATTTTTTAAAGCACTTTTTAAATCAAAATAAAAACTTTTTACTTTACTTTTTTCTATTCTCTCTAATGCCCTTGTTGACAAAACAATTATAGATATTCCCGGAGGGCAAGCAAGAGCTTTTTGAGATCCTGTTATCATTATATCTACCCCCAATTTAGACATGTTAAATTCATCTGCTAAAAAAGAGGAAATAGAATCTACAATTAAAAATAGATTGTTTCTTTTACAAAATTCACTAATCATCTCAATATCATAATATACACCTGTTGAAGTTTCATGAAGATTCACTAAAAATGCTGTATACCCTTTATGTTCAAATTTTTTTAAATCATTATAGACTAATTTTTTACCAGTTTCCAATTTTATTTCATCATATGGAATTTCATGTAATTTTAAAATATCTATAAAACGCTGTCCAAAGCTTCCTCCATTTATTACCAATACTTTATCTTTATCACTTAATGTATTTATAATTGATGCCTCCATTGCCCCCGTTCCAGAAGCAGTCATAAATACCGCTCTTGAGTTCTTAGGAGCCCTTGAAAATTCTAACATTAGTCTTTCATTTTCTTTCATAATTTCTGAAAATTCTGCAGTTCTAAAATATGGTACTTGTTCTGATCCTATTTTTCTAACAATATTATTTGATTGTACTGGTCCTACTGTCAAATTAAGCATTTTTATATTCTCCTTTTATCAAACTATAATCCAAATACATCTATATTTCTTTTTGCATCTAAAATTGCCTTAAATATATAAAAATCTATCGGTGTTGTTATTTTTATATTTTCGCTTGGTCCTTCAACTATATTTAAATTATTTCCATAGTAGTCCATTAAAGAAGCTGAATCTATGAACTCTTTCTTTTCTAATTTTGCCTTCTCATGACACTTTAAAATATCTCGCAAATAAAACGACTGAGGTGCTCTTGCTAAAAAACATTCATTCCGAGATAA
This genomic stretch from Fusobacterium sp. DD2 harbors:
- a CDS encoding IS3 family transposase; translated protein: MLWTKNNYRNIKELKLAIEEYIDYYNNRRTKEKLKGLSPAKYRNQSLSVNK
- a CDS encoding transposase; protein product: MAKLTNEQKIEIYERKLKGESLRKLGREFKVNFHRLEYLVRLLKKHGYGILRQGKNNHYSKEFKESTINRVLLNNEAILSVALDVGLSSDGQLINWIKKYKENCYNVIEKKRGRKAKTMTKIKKTKKTLTKEDKIKELENKILYLEAENEYLKKLNALVQEEELAKNKKSE
- a CDS encoding FMN-binding protein, which gives rise to MNVEKIRKYCVIAFIVVGLVAFVMEKINAPEIYEGEGDGFADTIKVQIAAKKENGKVKILDVKYEHGDTDAVATPAIEELIAKLKETHDVDSLDIVSGASYTSEGFIDAVNDAISKIK
- a CDS encoding DUF5710 domain-containing protein; the protein is MNKKLYLDVSSSDEETAKKLGAKFDKRRKLWYTDADPEKYINFAKWIIREKKDVTTIVCDYIYIIQGTKTCKNCNQETGIIGLGIEKFVEIFAIYGDDEKTKPVYINEMSGFDGEQNMYITWIENEKEIPPFMLKYLKENYPVKTGISEISGKVFANHCEHCGALLEKDEVFGEPFMLSDDDFEKNIKKSKEFKIKRVPLKENIRLDCEYSASVNETDDMYLTYGDIEDVTL
- a CDS encoding acylneuraminate cytidylyltransferase family protein, which translates into the protein MYKGKKILGLIPARGGSKGIPSKNIIEIYGKPLIQYSIECAKGSKYLDRTIISTDDIKIKDVAVKCGGDVPFMRPPELALDTSKTIDAVVHAINWLKEHGEEYDYLVLLQNTVPLRKPWHIDEAIEKLFASNEKSLVSVTEVDENPVLMRTINEDGTVHNLLNVNSTMRRQDFPKFYRVDGAIYIQKLDKDFGLNTSLNDGRLSYIIEERYSVDIDTYLDIRKIEYYLEQELNQN
- a CDS encoding flippase, with the protein product MKDGKKIGKNIGWLMFDSFFILFLQFVVGIKVANFYGATLYGKYNYAASLIAFSAIFFELINGRVIKKFYTDESFDRVVYNVNLFRNTLAIVLFFVPIAIQIFVPMDSLLFYMLVLMAFDNILVTSTSGIENFFEFKLESKRIVISNNIVKILSYSLQYLCIYLHIGIIMIPAIRCIGNFIRMCLLKYQYRKDYLSKVSETQKKKERFDKSLIFKMIDESKFLWITFISFLVYTQIDKLMIEQYLGVAQVGVYTIGVQLSIILSILIGPVQNSIFPKMLELHREDMAKYRKFYLFINSGVTQFYLFATLLSIAVVKILFKYVYAPEYNGAIMVYSILAFSILVKANASLQTGHMTIRNITKKSFYKSFLGLLINIVLNMVLIQKYGVNGAAIATLLTQIIALFVIDFFIPEYREHAMIQLKSYNTLLFGKMLYNRLRKK
- a CDS encoding glycosyltransferase family 52 — protein: MKRVFLYDMDRVLFIFLLLVNLEVDEITYVTYENKEDKVKNLPGDKIILKNSRMYSKYSFLNRFKMSGYIKSLRNEYKDMLKGIAGDDIELYGMDNLELGKRVFYREKINIIEEGLLNYMPYKVVESKWKRFIQNTILSLYGLGERRVFMGYGDLIKKVYLTKDLCKEIPKGLEFKAEVLDLKALWDKKSLKEQDLIKNVFGFNGEILDKVHDETVMLFTQPLSEDGVLSEEEKIALYGKIIEKYKGQSLIIKGHPREKTDYGKYFPHCYVMKERYPIELLTVMGVRMTRAVTLFSTAVFGLGKDVVIDFYGSEVDPKLLARFGSCDNIMKRNSFL
- a CDS encoding Wzz/FepE/Etk N-terminal domain-containing protein gives rise to the protein MNNQLEERKYYEEDEIDLLDLVRTVMQHKGLIVITTIIFMVVSLFGGYFYNKSKAVTTAVLTLDYPGREKGLTPDGGILTSDSILPLEAFQSVYEEYKDQIKSKDFKEFVKNNQLVWMVPDYIQKRIKDAANRGEKYEYTPIDFQINSKENTKVVGALANDALESFLNKYRPNYVIDPISIKKDYDYPVVYQLIDDKIEALKVLIADREEKKFISNKSGFSFDKIMQNIASLEKIELQDYYSYYTVHQLSLDSKTRDLRFKSDIQVLKMQRDALKSQAAVLKSMIDEYKPSEKSFVLANVGELDKKVTQGDAYYGKMLDEYFALNKEIIAKESTISRLTEESKLTLTYPTEEQQKAINEKLDILVNKLNKIIDEVNQLNDEYTRVTYSNMISISSPVITTTTGKPLYMYLVVGLVLGGCFGIFLAFASEFKKDYKKRYSK
- a CDS encoding amino acid permease; amino-acid sequence: MKNEKEYGLFTAITMIVGIVIGSGIFFKSDNILVYTNGSIIKGVALFCLAAVGIIFGSLTIAVLASKTTKAGGLITYADEYVGRKTAGCFGWFQVFIYYPSLIAVVSWVAGVYMCMLFGWEASFENMAIIGTIAFLVCFAMNYFSAVMGGFFQNFSTISKVLLLAVLSTAGFIYGDPKFIQSSATAHGSFSWLAALAPIAFSYDGWVVSTSISHEIRDSKKNLPIALIVGPIFVLLAYIFYFVGVSILVGPQEIIRLGDAHVNRAVTMLFGNAGAKVFLIFIIISVLGTLNGFTLGSLRMPYSLAIRNMFPMSEKVGYIAPGHHVPKYSAKISFVLAILWIILNYVTQKYNMIPNSDVSEIPIIASYILYIILYICVIKMYFTKEVPSIARGVIIPIIAILGSLMIIVGGMQNPMTFIYLGICLIFIIVAYIYLLKIDKDRLK